In Cyanobacteria bacterium GSL.Bin1, the sequence TGGCGTCTTCAATTTGGCCCTATAAAAGTCCTGGTATTCCCGATCACCTTTTTGAAAGACTTCCTGGAATTCCGCTGACCAAGCGAGAAGTCAGATTATTATTAATTTCTTATTTACGTTTAGAGCCGGATTCAGTCTTGTGGGATGTTGGTGCAGGAACCGGAACAATTCCGGTAGAGTCTGGCTTGTTATGTCCAGAAGCCCGAATTTTTGCGGTCGAACGAGATGAAGAAGTTGTTGATTTGATTCGCCACAACTGTACTCGTTTTGGTGTCAAAAATGTACAGGTCATTCAAGGGGTTGCGCCCAATTGTTTAGATCAGTTACCGGAGTACCCTCATCGGGTCTGTTTAGAAGGGGGACGCAATGTACACAATATCTTAGAGCAAGTTTGGGATTATTTACAACCACAGGGTCGAGTGGTGGCAGTTGCCAATAATCTGGAAAGTTTATATCGCCTTTCTGAGGGGTTTGCCAAATTACAAGCTCGCAATATTGAAGTGGTTCAGTCATCAGTGAATCGCTTAGAAACCCGAG encodes:
- the cbiT gene encoding precorrin-6Y C5,15-methyltransferase subunit CbiT, encoding MASSIWPYKSPGIPDHLFERLPGIPLTKREVRLLLISYLRLEPDSVLWDVGAGTGTIPVESGLLCPEARIFAVERDEEVVDLIRHNCTRFGVKNVQVIQGVAPNCLDQLPEYPHRVCLEGGRNVHNILEQVWDYLQPQGRVVAVANNLESLYRLSEGFAKLQARNIEVVQSSVNRLETRGTTQVFAAVDPIFVLSGEKL